One genomic segment of Paenibacillus sp. FSL H8-0332 includes these proteins:
- a CDS encoding anti-repressor SinI family protein — translation MSNQGNNELQAVDLDLEWVDLLMSAKQAGIAAEDIRRFLSEKALQAM, via the coding sequence ATGTCCAACCAGGGGAATAACGAGTTGCAGGCAGTAGATCTGGATTTGGAATGGGTAGACTTGCTGATGTCTGCCAAGCAGGCGGGGATCGCGGCAGAGGATATCCGCCGGTTTCTAAGCGAAAAGGCACTCCAGGCGATGTAA
- a CDS encoding helix-turn-helix transcriptional regulator — protein MGSRIHKLRLEKGYSLSELADKADVAKSYLSNVERNIQSNPSIQFIEKIADALQVSIHALLYGGLAETEEQALDGEWFRLVQEAMASGISKREFKEFLDYQKWRMDQKDN, from the coding sequence ATGGGAAGCCGCATCCACAAACTCCGGCTGGAGAAGGGCTATTCGTTATCCGAGCTTGCGGATAAGGCTGATGTGGCGAAATCATACCTCAGTAATGTGGAACGGAACATTCAATCCAACCCCTCCATTCAATTCATCGAAAAAATCGCTGACGCGCTTCAGGTATCCATTCATGCACTGCTGTATGGCGGGCTGGCAGAGACGGAAGAACAGGCTCTGGACGGGGAATGGTTCCGGCTGGTTCAGGAGGCCATGGCCTCCGGTATAAGCAAACGGGAATTCAAGGAGTTCCTCGATTACCAGAAATGGCGTATGGATCAAAAGGACAACTAG
- a CDS encoding TasA family protein: protein MGIKKTLGLGVASAALGLSLIGGGTFAYFSSTATSTATFAAGTLKLGSSFNTPVALTNLKPGDYTVRTFTLSNDGTLDIKLLKLATTYTVTDAMGDNAGQDLGDHFKVKLLDSTYTGGSLSGHVLSEISLKDLKNTPSYDLVAAGVLPGGIAAAGSKTFKIAFEFVDNTLDQNIFQGDGLALNWTFDALQGLGEAK, encoded by the coding sequence ATGGGTATCAAAAAAACATTGGGTCTTGGCGTAGCATCGGCAGCACTGGGTTTGTCTTTAATCGGCGGGGGCACCTTCGCTTACTTCAGCTCCACAGCCACCAGCACGGCAACCTTCGCCGCAGGTACGCTGAAGCTCGGCTCTTCCTTCAATACTCCGGTAGCGCTGACGAATCTGAAGCCGGGAGACTACACCGTCCGCACCTTCACCTTGTCCAATGACGGCACACTGGATATCAAGCTCCTCAAGCTTGCCACCACTTACACCGTGACCGATGCCATGGGTGATAACGCGGGCCAGGATCTCGGAGACCACTTCAAGGTCAAGCTCCTAGATAGTACGTACACCGGCGGTTCACTAAGCGGTCATGTGCTGTCCGAGATCTCCCTGAAGGATCTGAAGAATACCCCCAGCTACGATCTCGTAGCAGCAGGCGTACTGCCAGGAGGGATTGCCGCCGCCGGGTCCAAGACCTTCAAGATCGCTTTCGAATTCGTAGACAACACGCTCGATCAGAACATTTTTCAGGGTGACGGCTTAGCTCTGAACTGGACCTTCGATGCACTTCAAGGACTGGGAGAAGCCAAGTAG
- a CDS encoding TasA family protein: MNVKKTLGLGVVSAALGLTLVGGGTFAYFSSTSTSSASFNNGTLSLQSDPSVIVNLSNLKPGDTVLRDFKLKNDGTLNIPKVVLRTSSAITDAQGDNGSHNFKDDIIVTFLVNKDKKESPLLVISLADLEQESPDLVARGIVGAILGGEKSGIKAGTSDNLTIQFAFKETLQPQNYYQGDTLALTLNFEANQEKGSLK, translated from the coding sequence ATGAACGTCAAAAAAACATTAGGTCTCGGCGTTGTATCGGCAGCATTAGGCTTGACCCTGGTCGGCGGAGGCACCTTCGCTTACTTCAGCAGCACTTCTACTTCCTCAGCTTCTTTTAACAACGGAACCTTATCACTTCAATCTGATCCCTCCGTCATTGTTAATCTCAGCAACCTCAAGCCGGGTGATACCGTCTTACGGGACTTCAAACTCAAAAATGACGGGACACTCAATATTCCCAAAGTGGTACTGCGCACCTCATCCGCCATTACAGACGCTCAGGGAGACAACGGCTCCCACAATTTCAAGGATGATATTATTGTGACCTTCCTCGTGAACAAGGATAAGAAAGAATCGCCGCTCCTGGTCATCTCGCTGGCCGATCTGGAGCAGGAGAGTCCCGATCTGGTGGCCCGGGGAATTGTCGGAGCGATCTTAGGCGGAGAGAAGTCCGGCATTAAAGCCGGTACCTCGGATAACCTGACCATCCAGTTTGCCTTCAAGGAGACCCTCCAGCCGCAGAACTATTATCAGGGCGATACGCTTGCACTGACGCTGAATTTCGAAGCCAACCAGGAAAAAGGCAGTCTCAAATAA
- a CDS encoding signal peptidase I, with protein MRIRKIVNTIISTLILIVFLVLITAVVISKASGGEPSFFGYQIKTVLSGSMEPGIQTGSIVAIKPGGDMSRFQKGDVITFLNPDNILITHRVVAAELNSALGEASYTTKGDNNDSADTAAVSSTNVVGEYTGVTVPYVGYAMSFAVSKAGSVVLMIIPGLLLLLYALYSSWKAVAALEKKNVSSSATGGGGPDTLTDLIQ; from the coding sequence ATGCGCATCCGAAAAATAGTCAATACGATAATTTCCACTCTGATTCTTATAGTGTTCCTGGTGCTAATCACAGCCGTTGTCATCTCCAAAGCCTCCGGCGGCGAGCCCTCCTTCTTCGGCTACCAGATCAAGACGGTATTATCCGGCTCCATGGAGCCCGGCATTCAGACCGGTTCCATTGTGGCCATTAAGCCGGGCGGGGACATGAGCCGGTTCCAGAAGGGCGATGTGATCACTTTTTTGAATCCCGATAACATTCTGATCACCCACCGCGTGGTCGCTGCCGAGCTGAACAGTGCTCTGGGGGAAGCCAGCTACACCACCAAGGGCGACAATAATGATTCAGCCGACACCGCCGCCGTCAGCTCCACGAATGTGGTAGGTGAGTATACCGGCGTGACCGTCCCCTATGTGGGCTATGCCATGAGCTTCGCAGTCTCCAAAGCCGGAAGCGTAGTGCTGATGATTATTCCCGGACTGCTTCTGCTCCTCTACGCGCTGTATTCTTCATGGAAGGCCGTTGCGGCACTGGAAAAGAAGAACGTCTCGTCTTCCGCAACCGGCGGCGGCGGGCCGGATACTTTGACTGACCTCATACAATGA
- a CDS encoding aldo/keto reductase: MLRALPLNRRGIPASRIALGCMGLGGGWDREPVTAANVKQGHEALDAALSIGINFFDHADIYTRGKAEKVFGQIFKERPGLRGDILLQSKCGIKLMEPGDISNSFDLSREHILSSVDGTLARLGTEYIDILLLHRPDPLMDPEEVAEALHQLKASGKVRHFGVSNMSAAQIQLLQTYCDEPFIVNQLHMSLSRISWVDAVLSVNRDPWKDITFPEGTMEYCRAGNIQLQAWGPLAQGLFSGRPLEGQPENVVNTAAMVRRLADEKATTPEAIVLAWLMTHPAAIQPVIGTVNPQRIAACAGADQLELSRKEWYELYVTSRGEKLP, encoded by the coding sequence TTGCTGAGAGCGTTACCCCTTAACCGGCGCGGCATACCCGCCAGCCGTATCGCCCTGGGCTGCATGGGGCTGGGCGGCGGCTGGGACCGTGAACCAGTCACGGCTGCGAATGTGAAGCAGGGGCATGAGGCGCTGGATGCGGCGCTGTCTATAGGCATTAATTTTTTTGATCATGCGGATATCTATACCCGCGGCAAGGCGGAGAAGGTATTCGGGCAGATCTTCAAGGAACGGCCGGGGCTGCGCGGGGACATCCTGCTCCAGTCGAAATGCGGCATCAAGCTGATGGAGCCAGGCGATATCTCCAATAGCTTCGACCTCTCCAGGGAGCACATTCTGTCCAGCGTCGATGGAACTCTCGCACGGCTGGGCACAGAGTATATAGATATTCTGCTGCTGCACCGACCCGATCCGCTAATGGACCCCGAAGAGGTAGCGGAAGCGCTGCATCAGCTCAAGGCCTCCGGCAAGGTGCGCCACTTCGGTGTCTCCAACATGAGTGCTGCCCAGATCCAGCTGTTACAGACTTATTGCGACGAGCCGTTCATTGTCAATCAGCTGCATATGAGCCTGTCCCGGATCAGCTGGGTTGACGCCGTACTCAGCGTGAACCGCGACCCGTGGAAGGACATTACGTTCCCGGAGGGCACCATGGAGTATTGCCGTGCCGGGAATATCCAGCTTCAGGCCTGGGGCCCGCTGGCCCAGGGACTCTTCAGCGGACGGCCGCTTGAAGGCCAGCCGGAGAATGTTGTGAATACAGCGGCCATGGTACGGAGACTTGCTGACGAGAAGGCTACGACACCCGAAGCCATCGTGCTGGCTTGGCTAATGACGCATCCCGCAGCCATCCAACCCGTCATCGGCACCGTGAATCCGCAGCGGATCGCCGCCTGTGCAGGCGCAGACCAGCTAGAGCTGTCCCGCAAGGAATGGTATGAGCTGTACGTCACCTCGCGCGGGGAGAAGCTTCCTTAA
- a CDS encoding PadR family transcriptional regulator, producing MKLLILGILLERDMHPYEITLVMKERSMDQVIKLQTGSLYYAVDKLAAGGHIEAVEIIHSPDRPDKTIYRITDKGKELMEQLILQQIKKSDPPYHPLYMALALARHIDQDKVAKLLEERIREAEHQVNFAYQVYEEHISIVPRSVLHMMYGRYEHSQTELKWLKRLYEDVAVRKMNDIGRPIIADE from the coding sequence ATGAAGCTGCTGATTCTGGGAATTCTGCTGGAGCGGGATATGCATCCCTATGAGATCACCCTTGTTATGAAGGAACGCTCCATGGATCAAGTCATCAAGCTGCAGACCGGTTCCTTATATTATGCCGTTGACAAGCTAGCTGCAGGCGGCCATATCGAGGCGGTGGAGATCATTCACAGTCCGGACCGGCCGGATAAGACCATCTACCGCATTACGGATAAAGGCAAAGAATTGATGGAGCAGCTCATTCTCCAGCAGATCAAGAAAAGTGATCCCCCGTATCATCCTCTATACATGGCCCTGGCCCTTGCGCGCCATATCGACCAGGACAAGGTGGCTAAGCTGCTGGAAGAGCGCATCCGGGAGGCGGAGCATCAGGTGAATTTCGCCTATCAAGTATACGAGGAGCATATCTCCATTGTGCCCCGCTCGGTGCTGCATATGATGTACGGCAGATATGAGCATAGCCAGACCGAGCTGAAGTGGCTGAAGCGTCTGTATGAGGATGTAGCTGTCCGTAAAATGAATGATATCGGCAGACCGATTATCGCAGACGAATAA
- a CDS encoding MDR family MFS transporter, translated as MHTKESNLKLVIVGLLLGILMSAMDNTIVAAAMGTIVSDLGGLDKIVWVTSAYMVMVMAGTPIFGKLSDMYGRKRFFIFGLIVFLIGSALCGTATSITQLSIYRAIQGIGGGALMPIAFTIVFDIFPPEKRGKLTGLFGAVFGISSVIGPLLGAYITEYVSWHWIFYINLPIGIVSFFLIMSSYKESITHSKQRIDWGGAFALVAGIICLMFALELGGNQYAWDSLVILGLFAAFAVLLIAFIIIEKIAAEPVISFAMFRQRLFATSSILGLFYGSAFIVATVYIPIYVQGVYGGSATNSGLILMPMMIGTVIGSQSGGLLTTKTSFRNIMLLSAVCFVGGIYSLSTLTPETSRMALNAFMALTGFGVGFSFSVLSLSSIQHFDMRQRGSATSTSTFMRSLGMTLGITIFGIIQRNSFASELSTAFGDGGQAASFGDPRSALTPEARAQIPPPVLEKITNSLSSSISHTFLWAIVPAVLTVVFVLLMPKDRLLPQGSKHGANQGQR; from the coding sequence ATGCACACCAAAGAAAGTAATCTCAAGCTCGTCATTGTCGGACTGCTGCTCGGCATTCTGATGTCAGCCATGGATAATACCATTGTTGCCGCAGCTATGGGCACGATTGTGTCCGATCTTGGAGGACTGGATAAAATCGTCTGGGTCACCTCTGCCTATATGGTCATGGTTATGGCCGGGACCCCTATCTTCGGCAAATTATCTGATATGTACGGGCGCAAACGGTTTTTCATCTTCGGGCTTATCGTGTTCCTGATCGGCTCCGCCTTGTGCGGAACGGCTACCAGCATCACCCAGCTTAGTATTTACCGCGCGATTCAAGGGATTGGCGGCGGTGCACTGATGCCGATTGCCTTCACGATTGTCTTCGACATCTTCCCGCCTGAGAAAAGAGGCAAGCTCACCGGACTCTTCGGCGCTGTCTTCGGGATCTCCAGTGTGATCGGGCCTCTGCTTGGTGCGTATATCACCGAATATGTGAGCTGGCACTGGATTTTCTATATTAATCTGCCCATTGGGATCGTCTCGTTCTTCCTTATTATGTCCTCCTACAAAGAATCCATAACGCATTCCAAGCAGCGGATCGACTGGGGCGGCGCCTTCGCCCTGGTGGCGGGGATTATCTGCCTGATGTTCGCCCTGGAGCTTGGCGGCAACCAGTATGCCTGGGATTCTCTGGTCATTCTCGGCTTGTTCGCTGCGTTCGCCGTGCTTCTGATCGCCTTCATTATCATTGAAAAAATCGCGGCAGAGCCGGTCATCTCCTTCGCCATGTTCCGCCAGCGCCTGTTCGCAACCAGCAGTATCCTTGGTTTGTTCTATGGTTCGGCATTCATCGTAGCAACGGTATATATCCCGATCTACGTCCAGGGGGTATATGGCGGCTCCGCCACCAACTCCGGCCTGATTCTGATGCCGATGATGATCGGTACCGTAATCGGCAGCCAGTCCGGCGGCCTGCTTACTACCAAAACGAGCTTCCGCAACATCATGCTGCTGTCAGCAGTCTGCTTCGTGGGCGGGATCTATTCCCTCAGTACCTTGACCCCGGAGACTTCCCGTATGGCACTTAATGCCTTCATGGCGCTGACCGGCTTCGGCGTGGGCTTCTCCTTCTCCGTGCTCAGCCTGTCTTCGATCCAGCATTTCGACATGCGCCAGCGCGGTTCGGCAACGTCCACCAGTACCTTTATGCGCTCGCTAGGGATGACGCTGGGGATTACGATCTTCGGCATTATCCAGCGCAACAGCTTCGCCTCGGAGCTTAGCACGGCTTTCGGAGACGGCGGTCAGGCCGCTTCCTTCGGCGATCCGCGTTCCGCATTGACGCCCGAGGCCAGAGCACAGATTCCGCCGCCTGTACTGGAGAAAATCACGAACTCACTGTCTTCGTCAATCTCGCATACCTTCTTGTGGGCGATCGTTCCGGCGGTGCTTACTGTGGTCTTCGTTCTGCTGATGCCGAAGGACCGTCTGCTGCCGCAGGGCAGCAAGCACGGTGCAAATCAAGGTCAGCGGTAA
- a CDS encoding metal-sensitive transcriptional regulator: MRKSHHSPEFKNGLTTRLNRIEGQIRGVKGMIERDTYCDDVLNQLAAVQAALNSVGRLLLEGHMKSCIIERIEAGEHEVIDELLVTVNKLMK, from the coding sequence GTGCGCAAGAGCCATCATTCCCCGGAATTCAAGAATGGATTGACTACCCGGCTGAACCGGATTGAAGGGCAGATCCGCGGGGTGAAAGGCATGATTGAACGCGACACCTACTGCGATGATGTGCTTAATCAGCTCGCGGCGGTGCAGGCGGCTCTGAATAGTGTCGGCAGGCTGCTGCTTGAAGGCCATATGAAGAGCTGTATTATTGAACGGATCGAAGCCGGTGAGCATGAGGTGATCGACGAGCTGCTGGTTACAGTGAATAAGCTGATGAAATAG
- a CDS encoding copper ion binding protein — MSNVTLKVEGMSCGHCVSSVEKAVSGVGAAAKVDLPAKTVAVEFDENTVSLDAIKAAIEDQGYDVV, encoded by the coding sequence ATGTCGAATGTAACATTGAAGGTTGAAGGAATGTCTTGCGGTCATTGTGTAAGTTCTGTGGAGAAGGCTGTGAGCGGCGTGGGTGCAGCGGCGAAGGTAGATCTGCCAGCGAAGACGGTAGCGGTTGAATTTGACGAGAATACAGTAAGCCTGGATGCCATCAAGGCAGCGATCGAAGATCAGGGCTACGATGTAGTGTAA
- a CDS encoding heavy metal translocating P-type ATPase, translated as MEKSADSAQKQATLQITGMTCSACATRIEKGLSRMEGVSRANVNLALEQATVGYDPAVADMPQIEEKIRSLGYDTLKESADFDITGMTCAACSSRIEKVLGRMPGIAAVNVNLALETAHVEYSPGNISTAEIMDKVSSIGYKAALKQDRKDIAGQRREEITRKRNNWMISALLSLPLLWAMAGHFSFTTWIWTPELFMNPWFQLVLATPVQFIIGWQFYVGAYKALKNGSANMDVLVVLGTSAAYFYSLYLTVDSLNMSGMHHTVELYFETSAVLITLILVGKWFEALAKGRSSDAIRSLMGLQAKTALVLRDGAELNIPVEDVVIGDIVLVKPGTKVPVDGEVVEGLSSVDESMLTGESIPVEKKPGDSVIGATLNKNGMLRVKARKVGRDTALAQIIRVVEEAQGSKAPIQRVADVISGIFVPIVVGIAAVTFVIWYLWVAPGQFAEALEKAIAVLVIACPCALGLATPTSIMAGSGRAAEFGILFKGGHHLEAAQGVKVVVVDKTGTVTNGKPVLTDIIATAGNETQGRVLAENRLLSITAAAEKLSEHPLADAIVAGAQGRGIDLPPAEQFEAVPGRGVSAVVDGRKVSVGTRRMMIENGLDIEAWTGIMTRLEHEGKTAMLISVEDAVAGVVAVADTIKETSRAAVARLQDMGIEVIMITGDNKITAQAIAEQAGIRTVLAEVLPEGKAAEIRRLQEGGVKVAMVGDGINDAPALATADTGMAIGTGTDVAMEAADITLMRGDLMSIPDAILMSRKTMRNIKQNLFWALAYNTIGIPIAALGFLAPWLAGAAMAFSSVSVVLNALRLQRVKL; from the coding sequence ATGGAAAAGAGTGCAGATTCTGCCCAGAAGCAGGCCACGCTGCAGATTACAGGAATGACCTGCTCTGCTTGTGCGACGCGGATAGAGAAGGGATTGTCCCGTATGGAGGGGGTATCCCGGGCGAATGTTAATCTGGCACTGGAGCAGGCTACGGTCGGGTATGATCCGGCGGTTGCGGATATGCCGCAGATTGAAGAGAAGATCCGTTCTCTTGGCTACGATACGCTGAAGGAGTCGGCGGATTTCGATATTACCGGAATGACCTGTGCGGCTTGCTCGTCACGGATTGAGAAGGTGCTTGGACGGATGCCGGGGATTGCCGCGGTCAATGTGAACCTGGCGCTGGAGACCGCGCATGTGGAGTACTCGCCGGGTAATATCAGTACTGCCGAGATTATGGATAAGGTGAGCAGCATCGGTTACAAGGCGGCCCTCAAGCAGGACCGCAAGGATATCGCCGGACAACGCAGAGAGGAGATTACGCGCAAGCGCAATAATTGGATGATCTCCGCCCTGCTGTCTTTGCCGCTGCTCTGGGCTATGGCTGGCCATTTCTCCTTTACTACCTGGATCTGGACGCCGGAGCTGTTCATGAATCCCTGGTTCCAGCTGGTGCTGGCGACCCCGGTACAGTTCATAATCGGCTGGCAGTTCTATGTCGGCGCTTATAAGGCACTTAAGAACGGCAGCGCCAATATGGATGTGCTGGTGGTACTGGGCACCTCAGCCGCTTATTTCTACAGTCTGTACCTGACGGTGGATTCCTTGAACATGAGCGGTATGCACCATACGGTGGAGCTGTACTTCGAGACCAGTGCGGTTCTGATTACATTGATCCTCGTAGGCAAGTGGTTCGAGGCGCTGGCCAAAGGGCGTTCATCGGATGCGATCCGCAGCCTGATGGGGCTTCAGGCCAAGACTGCGCTGGTGCTGCGTGACGGTGCGGAGCTGAACATCCCCGTAGAGGATGTAGTCATCGGAGACATCGTGCTGGTGAAGCCCGGCACGAAGGTTCCTGTAGACGGTGAAGTGGTAGAGGGACTGTCCTCAGTCGATGAATCCATGCTCACCGGTGAGAGCATCCCGGTGGAGAAGAAGCCGGGTGACTCCGTGATCGGAGCGACGCTGAACAAGAACGGCATGCTGCGGGTCAAAGCCCGCAAGGTCGGCCGTGATACGGCATTGGCACAGATCATTAGAGTAGTGGAAGAAGCCCAGGGCTCCAAGGCGCCGATTCAGCGGGTCGCCGATGTCATCTCCGGCATCTTCGTGCCGATTGTTGTCGGCATTGCCGCTGTAACCTTCGTGATCTGGTATCTCTGGGTGGCACCCGGACAGTTCGCCGAGGCCCTGGAGAAAGCCATCGCGGTGCTAGTCATTGCCTGTCCGTGTGCACTTGGGCTGGCAACCCCGACCTCCATTATGGCCGGGTCCGGCCGGGCTGCTGAGTTCGGTATCCTGTTCAAGGGCGGACATCATCTGGAGGCTGCACAGGGCGTCAAGGTAGTTGTAGTGGATAAGACGGGAACGGTGACCAACGGTAAGCCGGTGCTGACCGATATTATAGCGACTGCAGGAAATGAGACACAGGGCAGGGTGCTTGCCGAGAATCGTCTGCTGTCGATTACAGCGGCTGCGGAGAAGCTCTCGGAGCATCCGCTGGCGGATGCCATTGTGGCGGGTGCACAGGGCAGAGGCATTGATCTTCCGCCTGCCGAGCAGTTCGAGGCCGTGCCGGGCCGCGGCGTGTCGGCTGTCGTAGACGGCCGGAAGGTAAGCGTAGGCACGCGGCGGATGATGATAGAGAACGGGCTGGATATTGAAGCCTGGACCGGGATCATGACCCGGCTTGAGCATGAAGGCAAAACAGCGATGCTGATCTCTGTGGAGGATGCGGTAGCGGGAGTAGTAGCAGTGGCGGACACGATCAAGGAAACCTCGCGCGCGGCCGTAGCCAGATTGCAGGACATGGGTATCGAAGTCATAATGATTACCGGAGACAACAAAATTACAGCTCAGGCTATTGCGGAACAGGCGGGCATCCGCACGGTGCTGGCAGAGGTGCTGCCGGAGGGCAAGGCCGCCGAGATCCGCAGACTGCAGGAAGGCGGAGTCAAGGTCGCCATGGTCGGCGACGGCATCAACGATGCACCGGCGCTGGCGACAGCAGATACGGGGATGGCTATCGGCACGGGTACGGATGTGGCGATGGAGGCGGCGGATATTACGCTGATGCGCGGCGATCTGATGAGCATCCCGGATGCGATCCTGATGAGCCGCAAAACCATGCGCAATATCAAGCAGAATCTGTTCTGGGCGCTGGCCTACAACACAATCGGAATCCCCATTGCTGCGCTGGGCTTCCTGGCACCCTGGTTGGCCGGAGCCGCGATGGCCTTCAGTTCGGTATCGGTTGTACTGAATGCGCTGCGTTTACAGCGCGTCAAGCTGTAA
- a CDS encoding DMT family transporter — MHKQGLKLAYSFAVLNAVIIGFSFLFTKVALVHAGPLDTLTFRFAASFAVMSVPVALGWVKVSYRGKPIGRALLLAAMYPLGFFTLQVFGLQRATSAEGGILYSFTPVVTMIIAGIFLKEKTTLLQKLCIFLSVFGVVFIFVMKGSGIQLSNMTGIVLLFMTCLAFAGYSVLARSLSSHFSPAELSYLMMGVGFATFMIISLTGHTVSGTLGGFLNPLGSTTFVLSAIYLGVIASLVTTLTSTYILSKIEASLMSVFTNLSTIVSIAAGAIFLGEQITVYHWIGSFLIIAGVIGTNLLGRKKTAAASASTGK, encoded by the coding sequence ATGCACAAACAAGGACTTAAGCTGGCCTACAGCTTCGCCGTACTCAATGCGGTCATTATCGGCTTCTCCTTCCTGTTCACCAAAGTGGCACTCGTTCATGCCGGGCCGCTCGACACGCTGACCTTCCGGTTCGCTGCCTCTTTTGCCGTGATGTCGGTTCCGGTCGCCCTCGGCTGGGTCAAGGTTTCCTACCGGGGCAAGCCGATTGGCCGGGCCCTGCTGCTCGCCGCGATGTATCCGCTCGGCTTCTTCACCCTGCAGGTCTTCGGACTTCAGCGCGCCACCTCAGCCGAGGGAGGCATCCTCTACTCGTTCACTCCGGTGGTGACGATGATCATCGCCGGAATTTTCCTGAAAGAGAAGACTACCCTGCTGCAAAAGCTGTGCATCTTCCTCTCGGTATTCGGCGTGGTATTCATCTTCGTCATGAAGGGAAGCGGCATTCAGCTGTCTAATATGACCGGGATTGTGCTGCTGTTTATGACTTGTCTCGCTTTTGCCGGGTACAGTGTGCTGGCCCGCTCCCTCTCCAGCCACTTCAGCCCGGCTGAGCTCAGCTACCTGATGATGGGGGTCGGCTTCGCCACCTTCATGATCATCTCGCTCACCGGACATACAGTCAGCGGAACGCTTGGGGGTTTCCTGAATCCGCTGGGAAGCACAACATTTGTCCTGTCCGCCATATATCTGGGGGTGATCGCCTCGCTGGTCACAACCCTGACTTCAACCTATATTTTATCCAAAATCGAGGCCTCACTCATGAGCGTGTTCACCAATCTATCCACCATCGTATCCATTGCAGCAGGAGCGATCTTCCTGGGTGAGCAGATCACGGTCTATCACTGGATCGGATCCTTCCTGATCATCGCCGGGGTCATTGGCACGAACTTGCTTGGCCGGAAAAAGACCGCTGCGGCTTCCGCATCAACAGGCAAATAG